The following proteins are co-located in the Calliphora vicina chromosome 2, idCalVici1.1, whole genome shotgun sequence genome:
- the amd gene encoding 3,4-dihydroxyphenylacetaldehyde synthase 2 isoform X2, whose translation MDAKTFREFGKAAVDFIADYMENIRDCDILPAVQPGYLFDLLPKEIPEQPQDWKEVLHDIDRIIKPGITHWQSPNMHAYYPTASSYPSIVGDMLANGFSVIGFSWICSPACTELEVVVMDWLAKFLNLPQQFLHTTDGPGGGIIQGSASESVLVAVIAAREQTVRRMKEKHPEMTESEIRGKLVAYSSDQSNSCIEKAGVLSAVPIRLLPAGEDLIFRGEMLQQALDEDLAKGLIPIICIATLGTTGTCAYDDIESLGKICNQHDLWLHVDAAYAGAAFALEECSELRNGLEMVDSLNFNLHKFLMVNFDCSAMWLKDANKVVDSFNVDRIYLKHKYEGQTQIPDFRHWQIPLGRRFRALKVWITFRTIGAEGLRAHIRKHMALAERFENYVLSDARFELVTKRALGLVCFRPIGDNKRTTDLLHNLTERKKIYMIQAKQAGKHFLRFVVCGMDPKEQDIDFAWREIQSQMDFVVEQELLTSVKADIDSISKHITSDLHISAVMDSEKSK comes from the exons atggatGCAAAAACCTTTAGAGAATTTGGCAAAGCTGCTGTCGATTTCATAGCAGATTATATGGAAAACATTAGAGATTG tgaTATTTTGCCAGCAGTACAGCCAGGTTATCTCTTCGATTTATTGCCCAAAGAAATTCCAGAGCAACCACAAGATTGGAAGGAAGTTCTGCATGACATTGATCGCATTATTAAGCCAGGCATTACACATTGGCAATCGCCAAATATGCATGCCTACTATCCCACCGCCTCATCATATCCATCCATTGTGGGCGATATGTTGGCAAATGGTTTCAGTGTTATTGGTTTCAGTTGG atTTGCAGTCCTGCTTGCACTGAACTTGAAGTTGTTGTCATGGATTGGTTGGCGAAATTTCTTAACTTACCCCAACAATTTCTTCACACCACTGATGGTCCCGGTGGTGGTATAATTCAGGGTTCCGCCTCGGAATCAGTACTAGTTGCTGTTATAGCGGCCCGAGAACAAACCGTCAGACGTATGAAAGAGAAACATCCCGAAATGACAGAAAGTGAGATAAGAGGCAAGTTGGTGGCCTATTCTAGTGATCAAAGTAACAGTTGCATTGAAAAGGCGGGCGTTTTGTCCGCAGTACCCATACGATTGTTGCCGGCTGGAGAGGATTTGATATTTAGAGGAGAAATGTTGCAACAAGCCTTAGACGAGGATTTGGCCAAAGGTTTGATACCTATAATTTGCATTGCCACTTTGGGTACAACCGGCACCTGTGCATACGATGACATCGAGTCATTGGGTAAAATTTGTAATCAACATGATTTGTGGTTACATGTTGATGCTGCCTATGCTGGCGCTGCTTTTGCCTTGGAAGAGTGTTCCGAACTGAGAAATGGCCTGGAAATGGTTGATTCCTTAAACTTCAATTTACACAAATTCCTAATGGTGAATTTTGATTGCAGTGCCATGTGGTTAAAGGATGCCAATAAAGTGGTGGACAGTTTTAATGTTGATCGCATCTATTTGAAGCACAAATATGAAGGCCAAACACAAATTCCCGATTTTAGACATTGGCAAATACCATTGGGTAGACGTTTCAGGGCTCTTAAAGTATGGATTACCTTCCGTACTATTGGAGCCGAAGGCTTAAGAGCCCACATACGCAAGCACATGGCATTGGCTGAGAGATTTGAAAATTATGTCTTATCAGATGCCCGCTTTGAGTTGGTAACCAAGAGAGCCCTTGGTTTGGTTTGTTTCAGACCCATAGGCGATAATAAACGTACCACAGATCTGCTGCATAATCTTACGGAACGTAAGAAAATCTACATGATCCAGGCCAAACAAGCGGGTAAACATTtcttacgttttgttgtttgcgGCATGGATCCAAAGGAGCAAGATATCGATTTTGCTTGGAGGGAAATACAATCTCAAATGGATTTTGTTGTAGAGCAAGAACTTTTAACATCTGTTAAGGCAGACATCGACTCAATTAGTAAACACATAACCTCAGATTTACATATAAGTGCAGTAATGGATTCTGAAAAGTCCAAGTAA